One part of the Streptomyces lydicus genome encodes these proteins:
- a CDS encoding NAD-dependent epimerase/dehydratase family protein, whose amino-acid sequence MGKVVLVTGVARQLGGRFVRRIQRDPDVDRVIGVDAVAPEHHLGGAEFLRADIRHPAIARVLAETGVDTVIHMDINGTPLGKRGGRASVKETNVIGTMQLLGACQKAPNVQRLVIKSSTSVYGSAPRDPAVFTETTTPKSLPSGGFAKDIVEVEGYVRGFARRRPDVAVCVLRFANILGPCADSPLAEYFSLPVLPTVLGYDPRLQFVHEDDAIEVLRIAAAVPRRGTLNSGTFNIAGDGVLLLSQTSRRLGRPTLPLFLPTVTWAGTALRSIGITDFSPEQIRLLTHGRVVETTQMRETLGFHPKYTTAETFAEFARSRGPGLLPPESLARTVDRLAGVLPARGGPTQ is encoded by the coding sequence TTGGGCAAGGTCGTGCTCGTCACGGGAGTCGCACGGCAACTGGGCGGCCGGTTCGTCCGCCGCATCCAGCGTGATCCCGACGTCGACCGGGTGATCGGCGTCGACGCCGTGGCACCGGAGCACCATCTGGGCGGCGCCGAATTCCTCCGGGCGGACATCCGGCACCCGGCCATCGCCAGGGTCCTGGCCGAGACGGGCGTCGACACCGTCATCCATATGGACATCAACGGCACGCCGTTGGGCAAGCGCGGCGGCCGCGCCTCGGTGAAGGAAACCAACGTCATCGGGACGATGCAGCTGCTGGGCGCCTGCCAGAAGGCGCCGAACGTGCAGCGCCTGGTCATCAAGTCGAGCACCAGCGTCTACGGCTCCGCGCCCCGCGACCCCGCCGTCTTCACCGAGACCACCACCCCCAAGTCCCTGCCCAGCGGCGGCTTCGCCAAGGACATCGTCGAGGTCGAGGGCTACGTCCGCGGCTTCGCCCGGCGCCGGCCCGACGTGGCGGTGTGCGTCCTGCGGTTCGCCAACATCCTCGGGCCGTGCGCGGACTCCCCGCTCGCCGAGTACTTCTCGCTGCCCGTGCTGCCCACCGTCCTCGGGTACGACCCGCGGCTGCAGTTCGTCCATGAGGACGACGCCATCGAGGTGCTGCGGATCGCCGCCGCCGTGCCGCGCCGCGGCACGCTCAACAGCGGCACCTTCAACATCGCCGGGGACGGCGTCCTGCTGCTGTCGCAGACCTCCCGTCGGCTGGGCCGGCCCACCCTGCCGCTGTTCCTGCCCACCGTGACCTGGGCCGGTACGGCGCTGCGGTCCATCGGCATCACGGACTTCTCGCCGGAGCAGATCCGGCTGCTCACGCACGGCAGGGTCGTCGAAACGACACAGATGCGCGAGACACTGGGGTTCCACCCGAAGTACACGACGGCGGAGACCTTCGCGGAATTCGCCCGCAGCCGCGGACCCGGGCTGCTGCCGCCCGAGTCCCTCGCCCGCACCGTCGACCGGCTCGCCGGCGTGCTGCCCGCACGCGGCGGCCCGACCCAGTGA
- a CDS encoding lysophospholipid acyltransferase family protein, with protein MADAKVIPFGEEPRARRKARRAGRTGRGTALAPVPEARTEHPPATPPRPGPRSLDERIAGGLAFLRRRITGDYEVDDFGYDEELTDQVLMSLLRPVYEKYFRVEVKGIENIPASGGALVVSNHSGTLPLDGLMLQVAVHDNHPAQRHLRLLAADLVFVLPVINELARKAGHTLACAEDAQRLLERGEIVGVMPEGFKGIGKPFADRYKLQRFGRGGFVSTALKAGVPIVPCSIVGAEEIYPMVGNAKTLARVLGLPYFPITPTFPWLGPLGAVPLPTKWTIQFGEPIPTDSYPPEAADDPMLMFNLTDQVRETIQHTLYKLLVQRRSVFF; from the coding sequence ATGGCGGACGCCAAGGTCATTCCCTTCGGCGAGGAGCCTCGGGCGCGCAGGAAGGCCAGGCGGGCCGGGCGCACGGGGCGCGGTACGGCGCTGGCGCCCGTACCGGAGGCACGGACCGAGCACCCGCCGGCGACACCCCCGCGGCCGGGCCCGCGGTCCCTCGACGAGCGGATCGCGGGCGGCCTGGCGTTCCTCCGCCGGCGGATCACCGGTGACTACGAGGTCGACGACTTCGGCTACGACGAGGAGCTGACCGACCAGGTCCTCATGTCGCTGCTGCGTCCGGTGTACGAGAAGTACTTCCGGGTCGAGGTCAAGGGCATCGAGAACATCCCCGCGAGCGGTGGTGCGCTGGTCGTCTCCAACCACTCCGGGACGCTGCCGTTGGACGGCCTGATGCTCCAGGTCGCGGTGCACGACAACCACCCGGCACAGCGTCACCTGCGGCTGCTGGCGGCCGATTTGGTGTTCGTCCTGCCGGTGATAAACGAGCTGGCGCGCAAGGCCGGGCACACCCTCGCCTGCGCGGAGGACGCCCAGCGGCTGCTGGAGCGCGGTGAGATCGTCGGGGTGATGCCGGAGGGCTTCAAGGGCATCGGCAAGCCCTTCGCGGACCGCTACAAGCTCCAGCGCTTCGGGCGGGGCGGCTTCGTCTCGACGGCGCTGAAGGCCGGGGTGCCGATCGTGCCGTGCTCGATCGTGGGCGCGGAGGAGATCTACCCGATGGTCGGCAACGCCAAGACGCTGGCGCGGGTGCTGGGACTGCCGTACTTCCCGATCACGCCGACGTTCCCGTGGCTCGGGCCGCTGGGCGCGGTGCCGCTGCCGACGAAGTGGACGATCCAGTTCGGCGAGCCGATTCCGACGGACAGCTATCCGCCGGAGGCGGCGGACGACCCGATGCTGATGTTCAACCTGACGGACCAGGTCCGCGAGACGATCCAGCACACCCTCTACAAACTGCTGGTGCAGCGGCGCTCGGTGTTCTTCTGA
- a CDS encoding DUF5667 domain-containing protein → MITNVSVHRRANAFAQALEEQVLEGAAAEEQVGMPAQVPGEARLLAVADGLGKLPRPEMAAEVKTVQRAQLLAAMESAFAEGASSDGARVPEQREHRGAHRAAKSIGRLRPRSRLSKGLAAGGLTVGVAAGAFSGVAAASSDALPGDSLYGLKRGMEDLRLGMADDDADRGRLFLDQASTRMMEARRLMERGRVADLDHEALGEVRRALSGVTHDAGEGHKLLHQAYERDGSLGPIQTLNSFTKAHRGTWSQLRDKLPVQLMDVRDQVSSVFDAIDQEVGPLRSLLPPNPDGTRHHRDTPASAGTGSGSDGRPAPAGSTSTSGRHAAGPHGPRPSASPSRDDGLLGGNTGGLLGPSDRSGSPSPHERGHGSGRDSAGHPDVTLPPLLPGLLPELGINGEDLPK, encoded by the coding sequence GTGATCACGAATGTCTCGGTGCACCGGCGGGCCAACGCCTTCGCCCAGGCCCTGGAGGAGCAGGTCCTCGAGGGCGCGGCGGCCGAGGAGCAGGTCGGTATGCCGGCGCAAGTGCCGGGCGAAGCAAGGCTGTTGGCGGTCGCCGACGGCCTCGGGAAACTTCCGAGGCCGGAGATGGCTGCCGAGGTCAAGACTGTCCAGCGCGCCCAGCTCCTCGCCGCGATGGAGTCCGCCTTCGCCGAAGGCGCTTCGTCCGACGGCGCCAGGGTGCCCGAGCAGCGTGAACACCGGGGCGCGCACCGCGCCGCGAAATCGATCGGCCGGCTGCGGCCGCGCTCCCGGCTCTCCAAGGGGCTGGCAGCGGGCGGGCTGACGGTCGGCGTCGCCGCCGGAGCCTTCAGCGGCGTCGCCGCGGCCAGCTCCGACGCCCTCCCCGGCGACTCCCTCTACGGGCTCAAGCGCGGCATGGAGGACCTCAGACTCGGCATGGCCGACGACGACGCCGACCGCGGCCGGCTCTTCCTGGACCAGGCGTCCACCCGCATGATGGAGGCCCGCCGCCTGATGGAGCGCGGCCGGGTCGCCGATCTCGACCACGAGGCGCTCGGGGAGGTCCGCCGGGCGCTGTCCGGCGTCACCCACGACGCGGGCGAGGGTCACAAGCTGCTGCACCAGGCGTACGAGCGGGACGGCTCGCTGGGCCCCATCCAGACGCTGAACTCCTTCACCAAGGCCCACCGCGGCACCTGGTCACAGCTGCGCGACAAGCTCCCGGTGCAGCTCATGGACGTCCGGGACCAGGTCAGTTCGGTCTTCGACGCCATAGACCAAGAGGTCGGTCCGCTCCGCTCGCTGCTGCCGCCCAACCCGGACGGCACGCGCCACCACCGCGACACGCCCGCCTCCGCGGGCACCGGTTCCGGCTCCGACGGCCGTCCGGCACCGGCCGGCAGCACGTCCACCTCCGGCCGGCACGCGGCCGGCCCGCACGGCCCGCGCCCGTCGGCCTCACCGTCCCGGGACGACGGCCTGCTCGGCGGCAACACGGGTGGCCTGCTCGGCCCGTCGGACCGGAGCGGCAGCCCGTCACCGCACGAGCGCGGCCACGGCAGCGGCCGGGACTCCGCCGGCCACCCCGATGTCACCCTGCCGCCCTTGCTGCCGGGGCTGCTGCCCGAGCTGGGCATCAACGGCGAGGACCTGCCGAAGTAG
- a CDS encoding ECF subfamily RNA polymerase sigma factor, BldN family yields the protein MYPHVGVDASGLATLRTTLVDHLRSFVPTAYAVPAFASAVPAAGPCYALADGSAAVGKAAGRTRRAGAGTTTARRPADSDSRRMMDLVERAQAGEAEAFGRLYDQYADTVYRYIYYRVGGRATAEDLTSETFLRALRRIGTFTWQGRDFGAWLVTIARNLVADHFKSSRFRLEVTTGEMLDANEVERSPEDSVLESLSNAALLEAVRKLNPQQQECVTLRFLQGLSVAETARVMGKNEGAIKTLQYRAVRTLARLLPEDAR from the coding sequence GTGTACCCACACGTCGGGGTTGACGCCTCGGGCCTGGCTACGCTGCGTACGACACTCGTCGACCACCTGCGCAGTTTTGTCCCCACCGCGTACGCCGTCCCCGCATTCGCCTCAGCCGTCCCCGCTGCCGGCCCCTGCTACGCCCTGGCCGACGGGAGCGCTGCGGTCGGCAAGGCCGCCGGCAGAACCCGCCGCGCCGGCGCCGGCACCACCACCGCCCGGCGCCCCGCCGACAGCGACAGCCGTCGCATGATGGACCTCGTCGAACGCGCCCAGGCCGGCGAGGCCGAGGCGTTCGGCCGCCTGTACGACCAGTACGCCGACACGGTTTACCGCTACATCTACTACCGCGTCGGCGGCCGTGCCACGGCCGAGGACCTCACCAGCGAGACCTTTCTGCGCGCCCTGCGCCGCATCGGCACCTTCACCTGGCAGGGCCGAGACTTCGGCGCCTGGCTGGTGACCATCGCCCGCAACCTCGTCGCCGATCACTTCAAGTCCTCGCGCTTCCGCCTGGAAGTCACCACCGGAGAGATGCTCGACGCCAACGAGGTCGAGCGCAGCCCCGAGGACTCGGTCCTCGAATCCCTCTCCAACGCCGCCCTCCTGGAGGCGGTACGCAAGCTCAACCCCCAGCAGCAGGAATGCGTCACGCTGCGGTTCCTGCAGGGCCTCTCGGTCGCCGAGACCGCCCGCGTCATGGGCAAGAACGAGGGCGCGATCAAGACCCTCCAGTACCGGGCCGTCCGCACCCTGGCGCGCCTCCTCCCCGAAGACGCCCGCTGA
- a CDS encoding HAD family hydrolase, with amino-acid sequence MPSGALFDLGWIPRRRRPATARSVLAGEAAAEAARKSSQEAPPVEETPAEPEFPVVGDTAAAAFFDLDNTVMQGAALFHFGRGLYKRHFFHKRDLARFAWQQIYFRLAGSENPEHMADVRNSALSIVQGHRVAELMSIGEEIYDEYMAERVWPGTRALAQAHLDAGQKVWLVTAAPVETATIIARRLGLTGALGTVAESVGGVYTGKLVGEPLHGPAKAEAVRALAAAEGLDLSHCAAYSDSANDIPMLSLVGHPYAINPDSRLRKHAREQGWRLRDYRTGRKAAKIGIPAAAGVGALAGGAAAAVALQRRRR; translated from the coding sequence ATGCCCTCCGGGGCGCTCTTCGACCTGGGCTGGATCCCCCGCCGCCGCCGACCCGCCACGGCCCGCAGTGTGCTGGCCGGCGAGGCCGCGGCCGAGGCCGCCCGCAAGTCCTCGCAGGAGGCGCCGCCGGTCGAGGAGACCCCGGCCGAGCCCGAGTTCCCGGTCGTCGGGGACACCGCGGCCGCCGCCTTCTTCGACCTCGACAACACCGTCATGCAGGGCGCCGCGCTGTTCCACTTCGGCCGCGGCCTGTACAAGCGGCACTTCTTCCACAAGCGCGACCTGGCCCGCTTCGCCTGGCAGCAGATCTACTTCCGGCTGGCCGGCTCGGAGAACCCCGAGCACATGGCGGACGTCCGCAACAGCGCCCTGTCCATCGTCCAGGGCCATCGCGTCGCCGAGCTGATGTCCATCGGCGAGGAGATCTACGACGAGTACATGGCCGAGCGCGTCTGGCCGGGCACCCGCGCGCTCGCCCAGGCCCACCTCGACGCCGGCCAGAAGGTCTGGCTGGTGACCGCGGCCCCCGTGGAGACCGCGACGATCATCGCCCGCCGGCTCGGCCTGACCGGCGCACTGGGCACCGTCGCCGAGTCCGTCGGCGGGGTCTACACGGGCAAGCTGGTCGGCGAGCCGCTGCACGGCCCGGCCAAGGCCGAGGCGGTCCGCGCCCTGGCGGCGGCCGAGGGCCTGGACCTGTCGCACTGCGCCGCCTACAGCGACTCGGCCAACGACATCCCGATGCTCTCCCTCGTCGGACACCCGTACGCCATCAATCCCGACAGCCGGCTGCGCAAGCACGCCCGGGAGCAGGGCTGGCGGCTGCGCGACTACCGCACCGGCCGCAAGGCGGCCAAGATCGGCATCCCGGCGGCGGCCGGCGTGGGCGCCCTCGCCGGGGGCGCCGCGGCCGCCGTCGCCCTCCAGCGCCGACGCCGCTGA
- a CDS encoding glutaredoxin family protein, with the protein MAPLFSRSPRKSPADRMVTLVGKPGCHLCDDAQAVIEKVCAETGASWERKDITEDAELHRKYWEQIPVVLVDGAQHDFWRVDPKRLRTALGA; encoded by the coding sequence ATGGCCCCCCTCTTCAGCCGCAGCCCACGCAAGAGCCCCGCCGACCGGATGGTGACCCTCGTCGGCAAGCCCGGCTGCCACCTGTGTGACGACGCGCAGGCGGTGATCGAGAAGGTGTGCGCCGAGACCGGCGCGTCGTGGGAGAGGAAGGACATCACCGAGGACGCCGAGCTCCACCGCAAGTACTGGGAGCAGATTCCGGTCGTCCTCGTCGACGGCGCCCAGCACGACTTCTGGCGGGTGGACCCCAAGCGGCTGCGTACGGCCCTGGGCGCCTGA
- a CDS encoding redox-sensing transcriptional repressor Rex: MATGRTHRPATRSRGIPEATVARLPLYLRALTALSERSVPTVSSEELAAAAGVNSAKLRKDFSYLGSYGTRGVGYDVEYLVYQISRELGLTQDWPVVIVGIGNLGAALANYGGFASRGFRVAALIDADPAMAGKPVAGIAVQHTDELEHIIESNGVSIGVIATPAGAAQQVCDRLVAAGVTSILNFAPTVLTVPDGVDVRKVDLSIELQILAFHEQRKAGEETGPEGGAPTTSGRAAAVAAAAEAAVASDRKGPDGDVPAVMPA, encoded by the coding sequence GTGGCAACTGGCCGAACTCACCGACCGGCGACCCGAAGCCGAGGGATTCCCGAGGCCACCGTCGCCAGGCTTCCGCTATACCTGCGCGCTCTGACCGCGCTCTCCGAGCGTTCGGTACCCACGGTCTCCTCCGAAGAACTCGCGGCCGCGGCGGGGGTCAATTCCGCCAAACTCCGCAAGGACTTCTCCTACCTGGGCTCCTACGGGACCCGCGGCGTCGGCTACGACGTGGAGTACCTCGTCTACCAGATCTCGCGCGAGCTGGGGCTGACCCAGGACTGGCCGGTTGTCATCGTCGGTATCGGTAACCTCGGCGCCGCGCTCGCCAACTACGGCGGGTTCGCCTCCAGGGGCTTCCGGGTCGCCGCGCTGATCGACGCCGACCCGGCGATGGCCGGCAAGCCCGTCGCGGGCATCGCGGTCCAGCACACCGACGAGCTGGAACACATCATCGAGAGCAACGGCGTTTCCATCGGCGTCATCGCCACGCCGGCCGGGGCTGCCCAGCAGGTCTGCGACCGGTTGGTCGCCGCCGGCGTCACCTCGATCCTCAACTTCGCGCCGACCGTGCTGACCGTCCCCGACGGGGTCGACGTACGCAAGGTCGACCTGTCGATAGAGCTGCAGATCCTCGCCTTCCACGAGCAGCGCAAGGCGGGCGAGGAGACCGGGCCCGAGGGCGGCGCACCGACCACGTCCGGCCGTGCCGCCGCCGTCGCGGCCGCGGCCGAGGCGGCCGTCGCGAGCGATCGCAAGGGACCTGACGGGGACGTGCCCGCCGTGATGCCGGCATGA
- a CDS encoding glutamyl-tRNA reductase, translating into MSLLVVGLSHRSAPVSVLERAALAPEARGKLLQDAVSAEPVTESAVLSTCNRIELYADVDKFHAGVAELSTLLARHSGVDLDELTPYLYVHYEDRAVHHLLSVACGLDSMVVGEGQILGQIKDALAVAQELHTAGRLLNDLFQQALRVGKRAHSETGIDKAGQSLVTFGLEQLAAGQDVAAWARGKRALVIGAGSMSSLAATTLVRSGIGELAVANRTVERAERLVQILTEPGGPGAATGLRARAAAMSCVEHELAVADIVVSCTGATGLVLDGALVAEALTGREAPLALLDLAMPRDIDAAVHRIEGAHLVDIESLADASADAPMAADVDKVRGIVSEEVAAFGAAQRAAHITPTVVALRTMAADVVAGEIARLDGRLPDLDDKQRAEITQTVRRVVDKLLHAPTVRVKQLASEPGGAGYADALRELFDLDPQTVAAVSRADTRGGSHDARERA; encoded by the coding sequence ATGAGCCTTTTGGTCGTCGGACTGAGTCATCGCAGTGCGCCGGTGAGCGTGCTGGAGCGGGCCGCGCTCGCCCCGGAGGCGCGCGGCAAGCTGCTGCAGGACGCCGTGTCGGCCGAGCCGGTCACCGAGTCCGCGGTGCTCTCCACCTGCAACCGCATCGAGCTCTACGCCGACGTGGACAAGTTCCACGCCGGGGTCGCCGAGCTGTCCACCCTCCTGGCCCGGCACAGCGGCGTCGACCTGGACGAGCTCACCCCTTATCTCTACGTCCACTACGAGGACCGCGCCGTCCACCACCTCCTCTCGGTGGCCTGCGGCCTGGACTCGATGGTCGTCGGCGAGGGCCAGATCCTCGGCCAGATCAAGGACGCGCTGGCGGTCGCCCAGGAGCTGCACACCGCGGGCCGGCTGCTGAACGACCTGTTCCAGCAGGCGCTGCGGGTCGGCAAGCGCGCCCACAGCGAGACCGGGATCGACAAGGCCGGGCAGTCCCTGGTCACCTTCGGCCTGGAACAGCTCGCCGCCGGGCAGGACGTCGCGGCGTGGGCCCGCGGCAAGCGGGCGCTGGTCATCGGCGCCGGCTCGATGTCGTCGCTGGCCGCGACCACGCTGGTGCGCAGCGGCATCGGCGAGCTGGCCGTCGCCAACCGCACCGTCGAGCGCGCCGAGCGGCTCGTGCAGATCCTCACCGAGCCGGGCGGGCCCGGCGCCGCCACCGGGCTGCGCGCCCGCGCGGCGGCGATGAGCTGCGTCGAGCACGAGCTGGCGGTCGCCGACATCGTGGTGTCCTGCACCGGCGCGACCGGTCTGGTGCTCGACGGCGCCCTGGTCGCGGAGGCCCTGACCGGCCGGGAGGCGCCACTGGCGCTGCTCGACCTGGCGATGCCGCGCGACATAGACGCCGCGGTCCACCGGATCGAGGGCGCGCACCTCGTCGACATCGAGTCGCTGGCCGACGCCTCCGCGGACGCGCCGATGGCGGCCGACGTGGACAAGGTGCGGGGCATCGTCTCCGAGGAGGTCGCCGCGTTCGGCGCCGCCCAGCGCGCCGCGCACATCACCCCGACCGTGGTCGCCCTGCGCACCATGGCCGCGGACGTCGTCGCCGGTGAGATCGCCCGGCTCGACGGCCGCCTCCCCGACCTGGACGACAAGCAGCGCGCCGAGATCACCCAGACCGTGCGCCGCGTCGTCGACAAACTCCTGCACGCGCCCACCGTGCGGGTCAAGCAGCTCGCCAGTGAGCCCGGCGGTGCCGGGTACGCCGACGCGCTGCGGGAACTCTTCGACCTCGACCCGCAGACGGTTGCCGCCGTCAGCCGGGCCGACACGCGCGGCGGAAGCCACGATGCACGGGAGCGGGCATGA
- the hemC gene encoding hydroxymethylbilane synthase: protein MNDSTTRPLRLGTRRSALAMAQSGLVAEAVRELTGRPVELVEITTYGDTSREHLAQIGGTGVFVSALRDALLAGDIDFAVHSLKDLPTAQPESLTLAAIPVREDPRDALIARDGLTFEELTADPERTARIGTGSPRRMAQLNAWARILGRRIETVPIRGNIDTRIGFVEKGELDAVVLAAAGLTRLGRLDEATQLLSPDVVLPAPGQGALAIECLAVHPVHGTALAARLADLDDPDTRAAVTAERSLLAALEAGCSAPVGALADLSPSSRVRSSGGDPKADEQAVTELHLRGVVGTTDGSTLVHLSTTGHVPASPDDVSTPLNLGRELAAEMLAKGAAGLMGERAL from the coding sequence ATGAACGACAGCACCACGAGACCACTGAGGCTGGGTACGCGGCGCAGCGCGCTCGCCATGGCCCAGTCCGGACTGGTCGCCGAGGCGGTGCGCGAGCTGACCGGCCGCCCCGTCGAACTGGTGGAGATCACCACCTACGGCGACACCTCCCGAGAGCACCTCGCGCAGATCGGCGGCACCGGCGTGTTCGTCTCCGCGCTGCGCGACGCGCTGCTCGCCGGGGACATCGACTTCGCCGTCCACTCGCTCAAGGACCTGCCCACCGCGCAGCCCGAGTCCCTCACCCTGGCCGCGATCCCCGTCCGGGAGGACCCCCGCGACGCGCTCATCGCCAGGGACGGGCTCACCTTCGAGGAGCTGACCGCCGATCCGGAGCGCACCGCCCGTATCGGCACCGGCTCGCCCCGCCGGATGGCGCAGCTCAACGCCTGGGCCCGCATACTGGGCCGGCGCATAGAGACCGTGCCGATACGCGGGAACATCGACACCCGCATCGGCTTCGTCGAGAAGGGTGAACTGGACGCGGTCGTACTGGCCGCCGCCGGGCTCACCCGCCTCGGCCGCTTGGACGAGGCGACACAGCTGCTGTCGCCCGACGTGGTTCTGCCCGCCCCGGGCCAAGGGGCACTGGCGATCGAGTGCCTCGCGGTGCACCCTGTGCACGGCACCGCCCTCGCCGCCCGGCTCGCGGACCTCGACGACCCGGACACCCGGGCCGCCGTGACCGCCGAGCGATCCCTGCTCGCCGCCCTGGAGGCCGGCTGCTCCGCACCCGTTGGAGCGCTGGCCGACCTCTCCCCAAGCTCTCGGGTTCGCTCGAGCGGGGGAGACCCCAAGGCTGACGAGCAGGCTGTCACCGAATTGCATCTGCGTGGTGTCGTCGGCACGACCGACGGCAGCACGCTGGTGCACTTGTCCACCACCGGGCACGTACCCGCCTCTCCCGACGATGTCTCGACCCCGCTGAACCTGGGTCGTGAACTCGCCGCCGAGATGCTCGCCAAGGGTGCGGCCGGTCTTATGGGGGAGCGAGCACTTTGA
- a CDS encoding uroporphyrinogen-III synthase: MNPTAPNHSASGQVTFLGAGPGDPGLLTLRAVEALASADVLIADPQVLDVVRVHARAQVDTPLQASADEASIPADIPTLRDTANLVMAAARAGKRVVRAVTGDPGLDGNVAEEMLACASEGIVFEVVPGIAAAVGVPAYAGVPLRDAEGTDVRFVDARTADDRCWTELGTSDATAVVSTTLDAVAAAAGELVSAGRKPDTPLTVTIAGTTTRQRTWTATLGSVAQVLKAAKVLPSPDGGQPVIAVVGERSAAAQRDRLSWFESKPLFGWRVLVPRTKEQAASLSDQLVSYGAVSHEVPTIAVEPPRTPQQMERAVKGLVTGRYEWIAFTSVNAVKAVREKFEEYGLDARAFAGIKVAAVGEQTAKALVAFGVKPDLVPSGEQSAAGLLEDWPPYDPVFDPIDRVFLPRADIATETLVAGLIELGWEVDDVTAYRTVRASPPPAETREAIKGGGFDAVLFTSSSTVRNLVGIAGKPHNVTVIACIGPATAKTAEEHGLRVDVMSPEPSVHKLAEALADFGAARRDAALEAGDPVTRPSERRPGSRRRARS, translated from the coding sequence TTGAACCCCACCGCCCCTAACCACTCCGCCTCCGGTCAGGTCACCTTCCTCGGTGCCGGGCCGGGTGACCCGGGCCTGTTGACGTTGCGTGCCGTGGAGGCGTTGGCCTCCGCGGACGTACTGATCGCCGACCCGCAGGTGCTGGACGTCGTGCGTGTGCACGCCCGTGCGCAGGTGGACACACCACTGCAGGCGTCAGCTGACGAGGCGTCAATCCCCGCCGACATCCCCACCCTTAGGGACACCGCCAATCTTGTCATGGCGGCTGCCCGTGCGGGCAAGCGGGTCGTGCGTGCGGTCACCGGCGACCCCGGCTTGGACGGAAACGTCGCCGAGGAGATGCTGGCCTGCGCCTCCGAGGGCATCGTCTTCGAGGTCGTGCCCGGCATCGCCGCGGCCGTCGGCGTGCCCGCGTACGCCGGTGTGCCGCTGCGCGACGCCGAGGGCACCGACGTGCGGTTCGTCGACGCCCGTACGGCCGACGACCGCTGCTGGACCGAGCTGGGCACCAGCGACGCCACCGCGGTGGTCTCCACCACCCTCGACGCGGTGGCCGCGGCCGCCGGTGAACTGGTCTCCGCGGGCCGCAAGCCGGACACCCCGCTGACCGTCACCATCGCCGGCACCACCACCCGGCAGCGCACCTGGACCGCCACCCTCGGCTCGGTCGCCCAGGTGCTCAAGGCCGCCAAGGTGCTGCCGTCGCCCGACGGCGGGCAGCCGGTCATAGCCGTGGTCGGTGAGCGCAGTGCCGCGGCCCAGCGGGACCGCCTGTCGTGGTTCGAGTCCAAGCCGCTGTTCGGCTGGCGGGTGCTCGTACCGCGGACGAAGGAGCAGGCCGCGTCGCTCTCCGACCAGCTCGTCTCCTACGGCGCGGTGTCGCACGAGGTGCCGACCATCGCGGTGGAGCCGCCGCGCACCCCGCAGCAGATGGAGCGGGCCGTCAAGGGCCTGGTCACCGGCCGCTACGAGTGGATCGCCTTCACCTCGGTCAACGCGGTCAAGGCGGTGCGGGAGAAGTTCGAGGAGTACGGCCTGGACGCCCGGGCGTTCGCCGGGATCAAGGTCGCCGCGGTCGGCGAGCAGACCGCCAAGGCGCTGGTCGCCTTCGGTGTGAAGCCCGACCTGGTGCCGTCCGGTGAGCAGTCCGCCGCCGGTCTGCTGGAGGACTGGCCGCCCTACGACCCGGTCTTCGACCCGATCGACCGGGTCTTCCTGCCGCGCGCCGACATCGCCACCGAGACCCTGGTCGCCGGGCTGATCGAGCTGGGCTGGGAGGTCGACGACGTCACCGCCTACCGGACCGTGCGCGCCTCGCCGCCGCCGGCCGAGACCCGGGAAGCCATCAAGGGCGGCGGCTTCGACGCCGTGCTGTTCACGTCCTCGTCGACCGTGCGGAACCTCGTCGGGATCGCCGGCAAGCCGCACAACGTGACCGTGATCGCCTGCATCGGCCCGGCCACCGCCAAGACCGCCGAGGAGCACGGGCTGCGCGTGGACGTGATGTCGCCCGAGCCCTCGGTGCACAAGCTGGCCGAAGCCCTCGCGGACTTCGGGGCGGCGCGGCGCGATGCCGCGCTGGAGGCCGGGGACCCGGTCACCCGTCCCAGCGAGCGCCGGCCCGGATCGCGCCGGAGAGCGCGGAGCTGA